One Rhododendron vialii isolate Sample 1 chromosome 2a, ASM3025357v1 genomic region harbors:
- the LOC131316848 gene encoding F-box protein SKIP16 isoform X4, whose protein sequence is MGLDSVGALAIHEILSKLGPADTAAAGCLNKRFRDWAADESLWSKFCSDELDLSSPQDPLGNPTPTFKVTYQVWREAFGMYPWPLVRRVKRCWGRLKSWLSANFPEALATLRKGASEDEIKSLEKSLKVKLPLPTRLLYRFCNGQDLKREKVSGHLLGSPLGLIGGYSFYNHLVNVYLLPLHLVIRETKRIVHQLGFSRKYIIVASSTYGQKIFFFNCDDGQLYVGTRNLANDGEMIPCVPKELIRLVPDFGGSQQQDAMLLWLEEHGHRLHSGVIRLREKGEIRGISLFPEKAPHCSIAITNGVKFPLLHPGEEEFVYESCTPLSSSGSVEGCFTFVPGRSADPKGDPFDVELARFPLQLPDYIF, encoded by the exons atgggtttggACAGCGTAGGAGCTCTTGCGATCCACGAGATTCTATCAAAACTGGGTCCCGCCGACACGGCCGCGGCCGGCTGCTTAAACAAGAGGTTCCGTGATTGGGCCGCCGACGAGTCCCTCTGGTCCAAATTCTGTTCCGATGAGCTTGACCTTTCTTCCCCTCAGGACCCTCTTGGAAATCCCACACCCACTTTCAAG gtcACTTATCAAGTATGGCGGGAAGCTTTTGGTATGTATCCTTGGCCCTTAGTTAGACGAGTCAAAAGATGTTGGGGCAGACTTAAAAGCTGGTTGTCAGCTAATTTTCCGGAGGCCTTGGCTACGCTTCGCAAGGGTGCATCTGAGGATGAAATAAAAAGTTTGGAAAAGAGTTTGAAAGTAAAGCTGCCTCTTCCCACTAGGCTTCTCTATCGGTTTTGCAATGGTCAAGACCTGAAGAGGGAGAAAGTTAGTGGTCACCTGCTGGGAAGTCCATTGGGCCTTATAGGTGGCTACTCCTTTTATAACCACCTTGTGAATGTGTACTTGTTACCTCTTCATCTGGTAATCCGCGAAACAAAGAGAATCGTACACCAGCTTGGATTTAGTAGGAAGTATATTATTGTTGCGTCTTCCACTTACGGACAAAAGATTTTCTTCTTCAACTGTGACGATGGTCAACTTTATGTGGGTACCCGGAATCTGGCAAACGATGGCGAAATGATTCCGTGTGTACCAAAGGAACTGATTAGGTTGGTGCCGGATTTCGGAGGTAGTCAGCAACAGGATGCCATGCTGTTATGGCTGGAAGAACATGGTCACCGCTTGCACAGTGGCGTAATTAGACTACGTGAGAAAGGAGAAATCAGAGGCATCAGTCTGTTCCCTGAGAAAGCTCCCCACTGTTCCATTGCCATAACAAATGGTGTTAAG TTTCCGCTCTTGCATCCTGGCGAGGAAGAGTTTGTATATGAGAGTTGCACACCGTTATCTTCTTCAGGCTCTGTGGAGGGTTGTTTCACATTTGTCCCTGGCAG ATCGGCAGATCCCAAAGGCGACCCTTTTGATGTTGAGCTGGCCCGTTTCCCACTTCAATTACCAGACTACATTTTCTAA
- the LOC131316848 gene encoding F-box protein SKIP16 isoform X2, whose product MGLDSVGALAIHEILSKLGPADTAAAGCLNKRFRDWAADESLWSKFCSDELDLSSPQDPLGNPTPTFKVTYQVWREAFGMYPWPLVRRVKRCWGRLKSWLSANFPEALATLRKGASEDEIKSLEKSLKVKLPLPTRLLYRFCNGQDLKREKVSGHLLGSPLGLIGGYSFYNHLVNVYLLPLHLVIRETKRIVHQLGFSRKYIIVASSTYGQKIFFFNCDDGQLYVGTRNLANDGEMIPCVPKELIRLVPDFGGSQQQDAMLLWLEEHGHRLHSGVIRLREKGEIRGISLFPEKAPHCSIAITNGVKVRASAVLVPEFSNLQDESEKFYFSYSMRMSLLPEGCCIYGMSFASCQLYRRHLIFRDNDIVVNDVNGEAVIGKFPLLHPGEEEFVYESCTPLSSSGSVEGCFTFVPGRSADPKGDPFDVELARFPLQLPDYIF is encoded by the exons atgggtttggACAGCGTAGGAGCTCTTGCGATCCACGAGATTCTATCAAAACTGGGTCCCGCCGACACGGCCGCGGCCGGCTGCTTAAACAAGAGGTTCCGTGATTGGGCCGCCGACGAGTCCCTCTGGTCCAAATTCTGTTCCGATGAGCTTGACCTTTCTTCCCCTCAGGACCCTCTTGGAAATCCCACACCCACTTTCAAG gtcACTTATCAAGTATGGCGGGAAGCTTTTGGTATGTATCCTTGGCCCTTAGTTAGACGAGTCAAAAGATGTTGGGGCAGACTTAAAAGCTGGTTGTCAGCTAATTTTCCGGAGGCCTTGGCTACGCTTCGCAAGGGTGCATCTGAGGATGAAATAAAAAGTTTGGAAAAGAGTTTGAAAGTAAAGCTGCCTCTTCCCACTAGGCTTCTCTATCGGTTTTGCAATGGTCAAGACCTGAAGAGGGAGAAAGTTAGTGGTCACCTGCTGGGAAGTCCATTGGGCCTTATAGGTGGCTACTCCTTTTATAACCACCTTGTGAATGTGTACTTGTTACCTCTTCATCTGGTAATCCGCGAAACAAAGAGAATCGTACACCAGCTTGGATTTAGTAGGAAGTATATTATTGTTGCGTCTTCCACTTACGGACAAAAGATTTTCTTCTTCAACTGTGACGATGGTCAACTTTATGTGGGTACCCGGAATCTGGCAAACGATGGCGAAATGATTCCGTGTGTACCAAAGGAACTGATTAGGTTGGTGCCGGATTTCGGAGGTAGTCAGCAACAGGATGCCATGCTGTTATGGCTGGAAGAACATGGTCACCGCTTGCACAGTGGCGTAATTAGACTACGTGAGAAAGGAGAAATCAGAGGCATCAGTCTGTTCCCTGAGAAAGCTCCCCACTGTTCCATTGCCATAACAAATGGTGTTAAG GTCCGTGCTTCAGCTGTGCTTGTCCCGGAATTCAGCAACCTTCAAGATGAATCTGAGAAGTTTTACTTTTCTTATTCGATGCGTATGTCCCTTTTGCCCGAAGGATGCTGTATTTATGGAATGTCCTTTGCTTCTTGCCAACTGTATCGGAGACACTTGATCTTCCGTGATAATGATATTGTCGTGAATGATGTAAATGGAGAAGCCGTTATAGGAAAG TTTCCGCTCTTGCATCCTGGCGAGGAAGAGTTTGTATATGAGAGTTGCACACCGTTATCTTCTTCAGGCTCTGTGGAGGGTTGTTTCACATTTGTCCCTGGCAG ATCGGCAGATCCCAAAGGCGACCCTTTTGATGTTGAGCTGGCCCGTTTCCCACTTCAATTACCAGACTACATTTTCTAA
- the LOC131316848 gene encoding F-box protein SKIP16 isoform X3, with translation MGLDSVGALAIHEILSKLGPADTAAAGCLNKRFRDWAADESLWSKFCSDELDLSSPQDPLGNPTPTFKVTYQVWREAFGMYPWPLVRRVKRCWGRLKSWLSANFPEALATLRKGASEDEIKSLEKSLKVKLPLPTRLLYRFCNGQDLKREKVSGHLLGSPLGLIGGYSFYNHLVNVYLLPLHLVIRETKRIVHQLGFSRKYIIVASSTYGQKIFFFNCDDGQLYVGTRNLANDGEMIPCVPKELIRLVPDFGGSQQQDAMLLWLEEHGHRLHSGVIRLREKGEIRGISLFPEKAPHCSIAITNGVKVRASAVLVPEFSNLQDESEKFYFSYSMRMSLLPEGCCIYGMSFASCQLYRRHLIFRDNDIVVNDVNGEAVIGKFPLLHPGEEEFVYESCTPLSSSGSVEGCFTFVPGRLADPKGDPFDVELARFPLELPEYIF, from the exons atgggtttggACAGCGTAGGAGCTCTTGCGATCCACGAGATTCTATCAAAACTGGGTCCCGCCGACACGGCCGCGGCCGGCTGCTTAAACAAGAGGTTCCGTGATTGGGCCGCCGACGAGTCCCTCTGGTCCAAATTCTGTTCCGATGAGCTTGACCTTTCTTCCCCTCAGGACCCTCTTGGAAATCCCACACCCACTTTCAAG gtcACTTATCAAGTATGGCGGGAAGCTTTTGGTATGTATCCTTGGCCCTTAGTTAGACGAGTCAAAAGATGTTGGGGCAGACTTAAAAGCTGGTTGTCAGCTAATTTTCCGGAGGCCTTGGCTACGCTTCGCAAGGGTGCATCTGAGGATGAAATAAAAAGTTTGGAAAAGAGTTTGAAAGTAAAGCTGCCTCTTCCCACTAGGCTTCTCTATCGGTTTTGCAATGGTCAAGACCTGAAGAGGGAGAAAGTTAGTGGTCACCTGCTGGGAAGTCCATTGGGCCTTATAGGTGGCTACTCCTTTTATAACCACCTTGTGAATGTGTACTTGTTACCTCTTCATCTGGTAATCCGCGAAACAAAGAGAATCGTACACCAGCTTGGATTTAGTAGGAAGTATATTATTGTTGCGTCTTCCACTTACGGACAAAAGATTTTCTTCTTCAACTGTGACGATGGTCAACTTTATGTGGGTACCCGGAATCTGGCAAACGATGGCGAAATGATTCCGTGTGTACCAAAGGAACTGATTAGGTTGGTGCCGGATTTCGGAGGTAGTCAGCAACAGGATGCCATGCTGTTATGGCTGGAAGAACATGGTCACCGCTTGCACAGTGGCGTAATTAGACTACGTGAGAAAGGAGAAATCAGAGGCATCAGTCTGTTCCCTGAGAAAGCTCCCCACTGTTCCATTGCCATAACAAATGGTGTTAAG GTCCGTGCTTCAGCTGTGCTTGTCCCGGAATTCAGCAACCTTCAAGATGAATCTGAGAAGTTTTACTTTTCTTATTCGATGCGTATGTCCCTTTTGCCCGAAGGATGCTGTATTTATGGAATGTCCTTTGCTTCTTGCCAACTGTATCGGAGACACTTGATCTTCCGTGATAATGATATTGTCGTGAATGATGTAAATGGAGAAGCCGTTATAGGAAAG TTTCCGCTCTTGCATCCTGGCGAGGAAGAGTTTGTATATGAGAGTTGCACACCGTTATCTTCTTCAGGCTCTGTGGAGGGTTGTTTCACATTTGTCCCTGGCAG
- the LOC131316848 gene encoding F-box protein SKIP16 isoform X5 yields MGLDSVGALAIHEILSKLGPADTAAAGCLNKRFRDWAADESLWSKFCSDELDLSSPQDPLGNPTPTFKVTYQVWREAFGMYPWPLVRRVKRCWGRLKSWLSANFPEALATLRKGASEDEIKSLEKSLKVKLPLPTRLLYRFCNGQDLKREKVSGHLLGSPLGLIGGYSFYNHLVNVYLLPLHLVIRETKRIVHQLGFSRKYIIVASSTYGQKIFFFNCDDGQLYVGTRNLANDGEMIPCVPKELIRLVPDFGGSQQQDAMLLWLEEHGHRLHSGVIRLREKGEIRGISLFPEKAPHCSIAITNGVKFPLLHPGEEEFVYESCTPLSSSGSVEGCFTFVPGRLADPKGDPFDVELARFPLELPEYIF; encoded by the exons atgggtttggACAGCGTAGGAGCTCTTGCGATCCACGAGATTCTATCAAAACTGGGTCCCGCCGACACGGCCGCGGCCGGCTGCTTAAACAAGAGGTTCCGTGATTGGGCCGCCGACGAGTCCCTCTGGTCCAAATTCTGTTCCGATGAGCTTGACCTTTCTTCCCCTCAGGACCCTCTTGGAAATCCCACACCCACTTTCAAG gtcACTTATCAAGTATGGCGGGAAGCTTTTGGTATGTATCCTTGGCCCTTAGTTAGACGAGTCAAAAGATGTTGGGGCAGACTTAAAAGCTGGTTGTCAGCTAATTTTCCGGAGGCCTTGGCTACGCTTCGCAAGGGTGCATCTGAGGATGAAATAAAAAGTTTGGAAAAGAGTTTGAAAGTAAAGCTGCCTCTTCCCACTAGGCTTCTCTATCGGTTTTGCAATGGTCAAGACCTGAAGAGGGAGAAAGTTAGTGGTCACCTGCTGGGAAGTCCATTGGGCCTTATAGGTGGCTACTCCTTTTATAACCACCTTGTGAATGTGTACTTGTTACCTCTTCATCTGGTAATCCGCGAAACAAAGAGAATCGTACACCAGCTTGGATTTAGTAGGAAGTATATTATTGTTGCGTCTTCCACTTACGGACAAAAGATTTTCTTCTTCAACTGTGACGATGGTCAACTTTATGTGGGTACCCGGAATCTGGCAAACGATGGCGAAATGATTCCGTGTGTACCAAAGGAACTGATTAGGTTGGTGCCGGATTTCGGAGGTAGTCAGCAACAGGATGCCATGCTGTTATGGCTGGAAGAACATGGTCACCGCTTGCACAGTGGCGTAATTAGACTACGTGAGAAAGGAGAAATCAGAGGCATCAGTCTGTTCCCTGAGAAAGCTCCCCACTGTTCCATTGCCATAACAAATGGTGTTAAG TTTCCGCTCTTGCATCCTGGCGAGGAAGAGTTTGTATATGAGAGTTGCACACCGTTATCTTCTTCAGGCTCTGTGGAGGGTTGTTTCACATTTGTCCCTGGCAG
- the LOC131316848 gene encoding F-box protein SKIP16 isoform X6, with translation MGLDSVGALAIHEILSKLGPADTAAAGCLNKRFRDWAADESLWSKFCSDELDLSSPQDPLGNPTPTFKVTYQVWREAFGMYPWPLVRRVKRCWGRLKSWLSANFPEALATLRKGASEDEIKSLEKSLKVKLPLPTRLLYRFCNGQDLKREKVSGHLLGSPLGLIGGYSFYNHLVNVYLLPLHLVIRETKRIVHQLGFSRKYIIVASSTYGQKIFFFNCDDGQLYVGTRNLANDGEMIPCVPKELIRLVPDFGGSQQQDAMLLWLEEHGHRLHSGVIRLREKGEIRGISLFPEKAPHCSIAITNGVKNLR, from the exons atgggtttggACAGCGTAGGAGCTCTTGCGATCCACGAGATTCTATCAAAACTGGGTCCCGCCGACACGGCCGCGGCCGGCTGCTTAAACAAGAGGTTCCGTGATTGGGCCGCCGACGAGTCCCTCTGGTCCAAATTCTGTTCCGATGAGCTTGACCTTTCTTCCCCTCAGGACCCTCTTGGAAATCCCACACCCACTTTCAAG gtcACTTATCAAGTATGGCGGGAAGCTTTTGGTATGTATCCTTGGCCCTTAGTTAGACGAGTCAAAAGATGTTGGGGCAGACTTAAAAGCTGGTTGTCAGCTAATTTTCCGGAGGCCTTGGCTACGCTTCGCAAGGGTGCATCTGAGGATGAAATAAAAAGTTTGGAAAAGAGTTTGAAAGTAAAGCTGCCTCTTCCCACTAGGCTTCTCTATCGGTTTTGCAATGGTCAAGACCTGAAGAGGGAGAAAGTTAGTGGTCACCTGCTGGGAAGTCCATTGGGCCTTATAGGTGGCTACTCCTTTTATAACCACCTTGTGAATGTGTACTTGTTACCTCTTCATCTGGTAATCCGCGAAACAAAGAGAATCGTACACCAGCTTGGATTTAGTAGGAAGTATATTATTGTTGCGTCTTCCACTTACGGACAAAAGATTTTCTTCTTCAACTGTGACGATGGTCAACTTTATGTGGGTACCCGGAATCTGGCAAACGATGGCGAAATGATTCCGTGTGTACCAAAGGAACTGATTAGGTTGGTGCCGGATTTCGGAGGTAGTCAGCAACAGGATGCCATGCTGTTATGGCTGGAAGAACATGGTCACCGCTTGCACAGTGGCGTAATTAGACTACGTGAGAAAGGAGAAATCAGAGGCATCAGTCTGTTCCCTGAGAAAGCTCCCCACTGTTCCATTGCCATAACAAATGGTGTTAAG AATCTAAGATGA